Genomic DNA from Telopea speciosissima isolate NSW1024214 ecotype Mountain lineage chromosome 2, Tspe_v1, whole genome shotgun sequence:
GAGATACATTACCTGGTGGAATATATCCAATAGATCCCTTTATTTCGATTGAGCTCGTGTGATTTTGAGATCCACTTGTGGCATTTGAAGGAATTCTTGATACCCCGAAATCACTCAAATGTGCAGTCAAATCACCATCAAGAAGAATATTGCTTGGCTTTAGATCACAGTGAATAATCTGTGTATGACAATGGTGGTGAAGATAATCCAATGCTGTAGCCATATCAATGGCGATATTCAATCTTTGAACAAGGTTTAAATGCCTTTGTTCATCTTGTACGCCATTTGGATGTTGATGTAACCAGCTCTCCAAATTCCCACCGGGCATGAACTCATATACTAGAGCCTTAAAATCATTGCCTTTAAAATCTACACTTGAGCAAGATGTTAAGATTTTTACAAGATTACGATGTCGTATGTTTCTGAGGCATTGACATTCAACCATGAAACTCTTGGAAGCCCCTCTTTGTGTAAGATTGAAGACCTTTACTGCAACAATAGTTTTCCCATGATTGATAACTCCTTTGTACACAGAACCAAAACTCCCCACTCGAATcaaatttgcagaagaaaatccATCGGTAGCTTTAAGGAGTTGGGCATAAGAGATCTTAAAATGACGACTctctataaaaaataaagtggattctttcttctcttttcttttccgaCAGATGATGaataaaaccataaaaaaaatcaaacttaAAGAGCCCCCACAACCACATATGATGACTATTAGCTTGATAACATGAGGTCTACCATCTTTTGATTTCTGAATTTGGCATGCTGGCAGATGAAGTTCTTGTATACCTCCACAAAGCTTATTATTTCCAATGACTGAAAATGCGCTCAAATTTCCAAAGACTCCATCTACTGATACCTCACCCTCCAAATGattaaatgataaatttaaattttgtagAAACTTAAATTTAACCAAATATTTTGGGATAAAACCAGAGAAGTTGTTGTGTGAAAGATCTAAATCTTGAAGACCTCTTAGAGTACTCAGAGACGATGGTATAGATCCTTGAAATAGGTTACCCTCCATAAAAATGTGCTCTAGGCTTGTACAAGTATCAAGGGTGCTAGGGATTTCACCAGACAACATCTTCTCAGAAAGATCGAGCATTCCAAGATTGATCAATTGACCCACTTCCAAAGGTAGAGAACTAGAGAAAGAATTTCTACTCAAGTTAAGCTCTAGTAATGTGGAAATACCAAATATCTCTTTGGGAATGTTACCATGGAGACTATTACCAGAAAAGCCTAACCGTAGCAAATTTTTGCAATTTCGAAGAGTTGAAAATATTTTCCCTTGCAAGTGATTATCTCCTAAATAGAGCTGAATCAAGAATGTCAAATTCCCAAGAGAAGAAAGGATTGGCCCTGTTAATCTGTTCCCATATAACTCGAGTTTAATAAGCATTTGAAGTCTCCCAATTGAAGTTGGAATACTTCCTTCTAGTAAGTTACCAGATAAGCCCAAGAGTTGTAAGCTTACAAGATTCCTGATCCCCACTGGGATCTCTCCAGATAATTGATTATTTGACAGAGAGAGCCATGTGAGTTGGGTCGATAAGTTTGCTATCGATTTGGGGAGCACCCCACCAAACCCATTATCACTAAGCCCCAAAAGTGTTAAACCACTACAGTTGGTCAATGTATTGACAAAATTCAGGTCATCGACCTCTCCCCTTCCCAAATGATTCGAAGCAAATAAAAGCCTAGTGAGACTTGATAGGCCTCCAAAATGAACAATGACTTTCCCATAAAGACTATTTCCGCCAGTATAAAGCTCTTCGAGTTTTGACAAATTGGATATTGAAATTGGAATTGGTCCATGAAACCGGTTATCAAAAACTGAAAGCAACTGTAGATTAGGAAGAATGAATCCTAAATTTTATGGAAGACTCCCTAGCTTGAAGTAGATTAAGTCCGACATTAAAATTGGTGAGTGAGGAAAGATTATGTATAGTGAGAGGGATAGTACCAGACAACATATTACCACCAAGTCCGAGACCCATTAATCTAGTCAGTTGGCGTAGGGCATCTGGAATACTTCCACTTAAATCATTGGATGTTGCGGAAATGACGACAATGGATGAAAGATTTCCAAAGGAAGGCGGGATCGCTCCGGTCAATCTGTTGTGATGAAATGCAAAGAATTGAAGCTTGGACACGGAGCCAAGTTCTAAAGGAGTTTTCCCCACAATATTGTTGGTACCTAAACTGAATTGTACAAGGTTGGAGCATCGTGATATGTTGGGTGGGATTTCCCCTTCAAAGGAATTGTTGTATAGTCTTAAATAACGAAGCCTGAAAAGAAAGCTTACTTCACTAGGGATTTCACCATAGAAGCTGTTGTTGTTGAGTATTATGTTACGAAGGAAACTGAGGTTTCCTATTTCTGGAGCCACGGAACCCACCAACCCACTAGATGGTAAAAGCAAGGCTATGGCCCTGTTCGAATGCCGATGACCACCAAATATAATGCCTGGCCACTCGCAATAAGGGACGGAGTCATTCTGGGAGCTTAAAACATGAAAGGGATCATTGGTAATCCGATCCTTGAAGGCCAGCAAGGCTAGCCTATCAGTTCCATttgatcctcctcctcctcctgacTGTGCTCATGCAGCTGCTGCTGCagcagcagagaagaagaattaagcagaagaagaaggcattaatattaatattaatagtGCAACTGGACGACCAAAGCACCAAGATAAAAAcccatcaatcaatcaaatgtTAAATTTCAGTAGTTGCTTGcagtaggaggaagaagaaatgaggaGTAGTAGTACGTAGGAGGTAGATGGAACTCTGAAAGATCGAGTTAGGTTTAATGAATTGATGATgaggagtataattaatttaTAGTCTCATCAATTGCTGCTATTTATATATAGTCTCTTATTATTGATCATTTGATGCGAAAGTACTCCTTAAGAATAAGAATAATGACGGTCATCGATCACCGTATGAAATGGGATTACTTTTACAGGAAAGGTTGTCAATTAAGGTTATCGATCACCTTATGCATGGgattcttttatgttttttttttgggtgttcaTCTTAAATTTATATATTATCATCTGCTTAATTGATGAAGCATACCCAAAACTCGATGGattccgtttttttttttttacggaagtgtaaaataattaattaatggatgaTTGGTAGATGGAAGATTGGATGAATGCCCCCCCCTCCTAGCTAGCCATTTCTTTAATTTCTGCAACTAACTAGCTAGCTAGGGAAGCTCCCTTTAATTTCTTGCACTGAGTATCCAATCCAAGCAGGCTCGATTTCACTCTGACTTTCTGACCAACCTTTTCTTCTGGGGCCGGAACATGAGGCCTGTAAACTATAAGATTACTAACCGCATCCAATCTCCTTCAACAACATAGTCCAACTCACTCTCCACAAGACCTATCACAACCAACAACATTCCTACATCAATCCTTAtccaaaaacaaggaaacaaatctGCTTCAGTTATTGAGTTCACCTTAAACTCTTCCAAGCTCAACACATGTGATATGgactcttcaagattatcaaGCCAATAACGCACTCACATTCCTTGGTCTTATCCATGTGTCATCAAAACACTACATCGTCAGCATTCACTGTGGGGTGCGTGAACCCCCGACATCCATGGCTTGGAATTGATAATGGCCATAACTCATCGTTCCCATCTGATGTAAGCCCTTCAATACTAAGGGAGCCGGTAAGTGGATCTTTCCATCTGATGTAAGCCCTTTAATTTCCTTTTCGTTGATTATGGGTTTTGTTAAAGAAAGTTGTGTTGGTGGGTTGAGCAAGTTGTCATGTCTCGATGCTTAAAGCTAAATAGGAGGACTTTTTATCGGCTCTAAAGCCTCTAATACGGGGAAAAGACTTTTCCAATTTCAATTCCTCTTTAACCACCCATCCAACGGCTGAAGGACTTGAACATGTATCTCCTACACGTGTTGGTAGGTAATACTCATTTTTAGGGGTAAAGGAATCAtttcaaaaagtgaaaaaaatagaaataaacacATAGAGTGCTAACATACGGTATACTGCTAGTATAACCATCTCTCTCCCATTTGAATATTATCTCCAAAACAACATTATAGGAAAACTGCCATTAttgtttacaacaaaaaaacacCAGGAAATTCTGAAAACTTCATCCTTTTACAGAACCACATCTTGGTTCCAATCCAAAAATTTTAAGCCATGACAACCCTCTATATCAAGCCAGTTAGCCAGATGATTTAAGACAATTCTAAAGAGAATTGGTCCCAAATAAAAAGAAGTGAAATCCCAAAGGGCATCCATTCACAGGAGTAAGCCATGGCAGCAATCTCATCATTCCAAACGACCACGTACATCTCAATGAATGtaagcctgatttggtatgatttctatttcaattttatggggtgatttctatgtcggaaattgtttggtttgatttgcaccttatttcaatgaaatagaaattatgtttcaattttgaaatggaaattgaattcattctttctttttaattagcacatggttaatttgatggacaaaacagtaatttcatgttaaaattaacacattacccttcttctttaccaccaccaccaccaccatgcgAGTTTTAATTGGCTTAGAATCAAACCACAAAATTTAATTAGATAAACGCATACGAGTGAAAAAAATCTTACATCTCTATATGGAGTCTAACTTTAGAACTGAATGCTTTAGAACCACCCTTCTTTTTGCTCCTCATTAGGAtcagcttcattttttattagtCCTACTACCCCCTACCAGTCATTCATGTAGTTGTAGAAGATTAAAAACTGTGGACTTGGAGGATTAAGGTGACTATCATGGTTCTTCTTAGGTTACTGAACTGGGTAATGGTTTGTATTATGATGATGGAGTTGTGTGGAGGATTGGGTTTCTTTAGAAATTCCATGGGGAGTTTGGGCAAGGGtcaataaaaattaagaaatattAGTCATGAGTTTGCTTTGCATTATGGGCCAAGTTTAAGTGCTAGGCCTTGGGTTGCACTTGAGCTTTTGAGCTTAGATACGGGGCCGATCATTTTATAATTATTCGATGGTCCAAGTGGCCTTGGTCTGGGCTTGCATCATGTTCTCATTGGTTGTTGTGCGCGTGGCCCCTGCGTTCCCCATAGAGAACTCTATCCCTTATTTAATATATTGAATAACAAATTAAttgagaaaacagaaaaaaaaaaaaaaaaaaaaaattggtttgaAAGTATCCATTGTCTAAATAgtgttatttaattattaaaccGGGTATTCCTTCACCTGTTGTGAAGGACCATGGCCGTCGATATTGTTAGATTACATTAGGGAGAGGTAATTTCGACTATATGTGAACAACTGCTTGGTTAGTTGATCGATGGCTTGACAATAGAGTGCATGCCCCCAGGAGGTCATAGGATTGACTCTCTTGCTTCATGTTTGTGCCATAAAAGTAGTCACCCCTTTCGCCCCTCTGGTGGAAATGAAATTAGCGATAAAGTGATTAACATCAGATTTTATTACATCCCAAAAATGATGGAAGAAGCAGGAGTaaaaaccatcaaaatcagGGGCTTTAAAACCCCCAATACTAAAGATTGTCTCTCTTACCTCAGACTCTAGTGGAATAGCGCATAAAGACACACAAATCAAGAGAAATAACCGAGGTAAAAAGGGTTTCCACAAAAGAGGGATCAAGGGGATTAAAAGTTGTATAGATCCCTCTAAGATGATTAGCAAATACCTTGACCATATCGGGAAGATGGTCAATATTACATCCACTTggagaaaaaatgaacacaATCTTAAATTTGTGTAAATTATGTAAAATTATGATATACAGAGTCCAAAGCAAGCGTGTTATCAAATTGAGATTTGATTCAAGCAGGGGAATCAAGTCAATaatattacaaaaataccaATGCAAGTGCAATTGCTGTCTGGGCTTGGACTAGCCTTCCGTCGTGCTGAGTTGTTCCAACTCAGCTCTGATCAGCTCTTAGCATGGGGCTTACGTTGAACATGGGCCAAGTTTCTGGCCCAATGCAGCTCATACGATATCACGATACTCAGGCCTAGACTTGAGGTAGACCATAAAAATTGTGCCATGTTTTTGAATCTGAGATGGACCGTCCATTTGGGCCTGTAGATCAATAGTAGCTATGGGAATTTGGAACCTTGTTACTAAATAAGAATGGCTGATCATAAATGGTACTTGTTGTAGAGCCTCACTATCAAATTAGTTGATGTTTGGCATgagtattttgttttttttttttttttttttaattatggagAAGAGAACGCTAACTAGTCGTGTGAAGCGTATGGCCACTATGCCTAGATACAGGGtcatgcaaaatgaccgccatGCTCTCAAAGATTTCCGCCTTTCTATGGGgatgtggtggtcatttcacgtgATCCTTGATTTGTACATAGGGGCTGCGTGGCGTGCTGCTTGCAACTCGGCAGCATTTTTTTCTCCCAATAATTATATATCAAATATTGGTTTTGTAGCATCACAAGAGCCTTCACGGAGCAATATAACTCTAATACCAAAATGTCTGCGGCATCACGAATATAGTTAAATAAAGggacaaagaaataaaattatttttgagaaaaaaaatttaatgaaacttaaaaattaaaatggagaAAAGATACACACGATGTCAGTGTATACTTTTTCTTCGAACCAAGAATATAAGCATAAAAATGTACACGTACCACAATGAAAAAATTTCTGGCCGGTCAATGAAATTGTTAGCTAATTCACAGATTCTTTTTGCTAAATAGCTAGATAATGTTGTTTCTAGCTTTTCTATCTTTTGTTACCCTAAAGGTATCCAGAAACCCTCATAATCCTCTTCTGCAAGTTGGAGTCCCaatcttcaaaataaaataaaatgaaaaacaaaagcCAAGCCCCCCTATTTGCTCCAATTAAGTGTAAGGCCTCCAGAAATGGTTCAAAATCcatgtggaattttttttagttGCTGAAAGGGCGATGGTCCAACCATGGTTTTGATCTTTGATTGCAGTTCTTCCAATTGAAATTGTCTAACACATAGACCTTGCTAGAGAACTTTTGTCAACAGAAATTCTAAACAGTCCCTGAAATCATAATACACCTTCCAAAGTAGCTGTTGATTGTTGGCATTCAGACCAGCCTCCCCAGATCagctttttattatttttatcagACACTTCCATTTCCATTACGAGTAGAACTAGAATATCTAGGTTTGCAATGCAGACCATAGCTCTTATCAACTAAATTGACATATTGATATGAGAACTTGGAAAATTAGACACCAAATTGAGCACTTGATTCAAAAAGAAGAGTCTCCACTACTCTCCATAGATCTACATACTAAAGATATCACTTAAAAAGAGATTTTACTAGCTAGCATGGACATATGCTTCATATGTGAAGCATGAAAGAGTAATCCTGAACTCAAAATAATAATGTTTACACTCttactctgagttttacattcTTCCCGCCCATCAGCCATCATAGTGTTGAACTAGGCTTCACTACTAAGAGAGGGTGAAT
This window encodes:
- the LOC122650935 gene encoding probable LRR receptor-like serine/threonine-protein kinase At3g47570 yields the protein MGLGLGGNMLSVFDNRFHGPIPISISNLSKLEELYTGGNSLYGKVIVHFGGLSSLTRLLFASNHLGRGEVDDLNFVNTLTNCSGLTLLGLSDNGFGGVLPKSIANLSTQLTWLSLSNNQLSGEIPVGIRNLVSLQLLGLSGNLLEGSIPTSIGRLQMLIKLELYGNRLTGPILSSLGNLTFLIQLYLGDNHLQGKIFSTLRNCKNLLRLGFSGNSLHGNIPKEIFGISTLLELNLSRNSFSSSLPLEVGQLINLGMLDLSEKMLSGEIPSTLDTCTSLEHIFMEGNLFQGSIPSSLSTLRGLQDLDLSHNNFSGFIPKYLVKFKFLQNLNLSFNHLEGEVSVDGVFGNLSAFSVIGNNKLCGGIQELHLPACQIQKSKDGRPHVIKLIVIICGCGGSLSLIFFMVLFIICRKRKEKKESTLFFIESRHFKISYAQLLKATDGFSSANLIRVGSFGSVYKGVINHGKTIVAVKVFNLTQRGASKSFMVECQCLRNIRHRNLVKILTSCSSVDFKGNDFKALVYEFMPGGNLESWLHQHPNGVQDEQRHLNLVQRLNIAIDMATALDYLHHHCHTQIIHCDLKPSNILLDGDLTAHLSDFGVSRIPSNATSGSQNHTSSIEIKGSIGYIPPEYGAGVNVSKHGDVYSYGILLLEMFTGERPTNEMFKDNFNLHFWAEMALHDGVIDVVDVDPSLLPMEEDDEEAITVVTTITRSRRCMKDREQECLNSVIRIGVVCSAKSLGDRMDINDVVKELHLIRDIYLGVRSQMEEELENFFKKFNVNGGWKKSFLVQTLNRV